GCTGAGGAAAACAATGCGGCTGAATACAGTGTCCGGGTCACAAAAGAGCGACCGCGGCAGGACTCGAACCTGCAATCTTCTGATCCGAAGTCAGACGCCTTATCCATTAGGCCACGCGGCCACGATATAGCCACAGAGAGGAGACTGTCGTTATTATTGTCGTTATACTGCTCGTTCTGTATATAAGAGATTATTTCATGTGGATGAATTTGTGCACATtgtataacaacaacaacaacaacaactgtagTATGTCCAGCCACCGTGCTGTTCATCCAATCatctttttgtattattaaaaatgctgttgaTGATGCAGTCATCCAGGCCACGTGGTGTCGCTAACACTTCATCTAGCTTTGGTTTAATAACCCTTATtcttcttttaatacatccctGTTACCACCCTGAGAGCTGACATGCTAAAGGTAACAACATCACTTGTTGTGGAGCGATTTTACACATATTTTGGTTGAATACTTAACTTTATATCTCACAAAACATCAAATgaggtgagtttttttttgtgtttttctgcgTGTGTAACTTCCCTATCTAACTATGCTGCAGTAGGTTAAGCTATAGCATTTAGTAAGTCTAATGTTAATGCTAAAGTTGGGTGATAACTTTTTGAGTAAGTTCACTTTATCTGAGAGAAATATCTGTAGCTGACTGTGTTCTTTGACCCAAGAAAATAGAcatttgacatgtcacagtaggaaaagcacaggtctaaataatgaaatgaatgcTGGTTAGTGTAAAgttattgtttaaatatgtgCAGTATCCCAACTTGAGAGAGATTGAAACATCACAATCCACTCAATGACAAAcagcttttccttttttcctcctttATTTTGTAGGTTGAGTTGAAAGTTCAGTTCATTTTGGAATTACTATTATTAGCCATTAGTCATAAGTCATTAGGTGAAAAACCTTTGTAATAGAAAAACATACATAGAAGAAAATATACACATTATTAGaaaaataagtataaataagaacaaattaATTTTGAGACTTTGCAAAATTCATTAAtccttatttaatttaatacacaCACTCCTATTAAATGCCTCATGTTAAATGCAAATAAGCAAGTTCCCACTGCTGCCATATAGCCTTTTCTTTAACATAAAGGTAAcatgtatatgtgtattatattattttatttaattactatttttaattatttatttaaacacaaaGTATTTTATAATTACGTTTGAGTTCATATTAAATCACGCAGtaattttaaacaacattttattttattaattattagtaacacctgtgcttttcttacTATGACAAATcgaaatgtctgctgtgagaaaaATGCCTATTTCAGCCATTGAACAATATTACCCTTGCAAAATCACACAGTAATATATCTAGTACCAGATATAGCTGTGTCTAGTCCAAGTTTGTGCCCTTCATTACATGGGGCTAAGCTGTATCATCTCATAATATTGATGTTGTCTCAATGTCCTCCAGCTCCAGTGTGAAGTCCAAATGAGGTGATGCTGCATGTGTTGCGCTGTCCTCTGCAGAGGACTCTCATCTCTCTTCAATGGAGGTGTCTACGCTCCCTCTACTCCACCAAGCCTCGCTCTTCCCAGGGCGAGGAATCCACAGAGACCCGCTTGAACCCCCTTAACATCCAGATGCTGTCGAGGAACCTCCACGAGCAGATCTTCCGAGGGCTGGAGCCGGACTACAAAGAGGAGGATGTGGAGCGCAGCATCAGGCACCTGCAAAAACACCAGCTGTGGGGGAAGGAAACTTCACTGATGCCCGAGGTGGAGATGAAGCTTCCCCAAATGTATGGCAAAAATATTGACGAGCACTTTCGTGTCTTGGCCCAGAAGCAGAGTATGCCCTACCTTGAGGCTGCCAGTAAGCTGCAGCTGGCTGAGCTCCCTCCCATGCCACGGGAATGGAGCTGGGAGGTTGGTTGGACACGCTATGGGCCCAATGGGGAAAGTCAGAAGGTCGATTTCCCAGAGGAGTCGGCACTGGTGTTTGATGTGGAGGTGTGCATCACAGAGGGACAGTGTCCCACActggctgctgctgtgtctCCCACTAACTGGTGAGGAACAAGCTAGAATTGTAGCTTCAATGTAGTGTTGTGCTATGGGTCGATGGGTTTCTATTGACCCACTAATGATACCAAAACGGCTAAAAAACATACTGGTTTTATATGTGAAAATGGGATGTGGGTATAAATTAGATTAtaattttcacagtgtgtatatTTCTCACTTGCCAGGTACTCGTGGTGCAGTAAGCGTCTGATAGAAGAGCGGTACTCCTGGTCAAACCAGTTGACCCTAGCTGACCTCATCCCCTTGGAGACACCCATCAACTCTGCCCGCCCCCCAGGGGGTCAGTGGAAGGAGAGGCTCATCGTCGGCCATAATGTCAGTTTTGACCGATCTTTCATTAAGGAGCAATACTTACTAAAGGTCAGTATTCAGAGGGTGGTGTGTTTTGTCCTTgtttcttatttctttattgtatgATTTTGAGTTAATGTGCCAGGTTGCATGTACCTGCCTACACAGTATaccccagaaaaaaaaagtgttttcttaCCTCAAGGGTTCTAAGGTACGCTTCATGGACACCATGAGCCTTCACATGGCCATCTCTGGGCTGACCGGGTTCCAGCGCACACTGTGGATGGCCAATAAGCTGGGTAAAAGGAGGGGTCTGCAGGAGGTCAAGGAACACATTAAAAAAGCTGGACAGAAAAGGGAGGGTCCAATGGTTtgtgtccttttttttattcaccatATTTCAGCTACAACATGTATTATTCGTATTATTTTGCAGCTTTTCCTTTTGTTGAAAGTGCCTTTTGGTTAGCTTTGTCGCTTGGCTTTTGCCATCAGCAAAACTCAATGTGACgtgttgtttttgtgtataGATTGGCTCCTGGGACTGGGTTAATATTAGCAGCATTAATAACCTGGCTGATGTCCATGCTCTGTACGTGGGAGGACCGCCACTGAAGAAAGAGGCCAGAGAGACGTTTGTGAAGGGCAGCATGATGGATGTCAGGAACAACTTCCAGGTCAGATGTTCATGACAAATCCTGTGTCACATTGTCTGTAATAATAGACCAAATGTATTCATATTAATGTATATTAAAGTCCTCTAAATGACTTGCATTCATCATGAGGTACAGACAAATACACGTGGCTTTGCTGACCTCTACAGGAGTTAATGCAGTACTGCGCCATGGATGTCGAGGCCACACATCAAGTGTTCACAGAACAGCTTCCCCTCTTCATGGAGAGGTCAGTAAATCCCAACCCACATTTTCtattaacatttaaatgtattgattttctAGCCAAGAATAAAACACTGCTTTGTCCACAGTGCTGCATAATAGTGCCATCTCTTTTATCTTTTATCAGGTGCCCTCATCCAGTGACGTTTGCAGGAATGCTGGAGATGGGTGTGAGCTACCTTCCCGTCAATCACAACTGGGGGCGTTACCTGGAAGATTCTCAGGACACTTACGAAGAGCTCCAGAGGGAGATGAAGAAGTCTCTGATGGCTCTAGCGGACGATGCCTGTCAGCTGCTGCAGGATGACAGGTGAGAAGAGCAACTATTTATCACCATGTTTCTGACTGgagcaaattattattattattttgtgatGAGGTGAAAAGGATTACATGTTTTTGCATAATCTGCAGTACCATAACTCCAAGGGTAGGTGCTCTAAAGTGCTTTGTATAAAATGATCCACATTGTATATCATtgcatgtatgttttttttaacttaaggTACAAAGAAGACCCCTGGCTTTGGGATCTTGAATGGGATGTACAGGAGTTTAAGCTGTTGAAAGTAGCAGCCAGCAAGAAGAAAAAAGCAGCCGAAACAAAAGTTGCTACTCCTCTTCCAGACTGGGAAGAAGGTATAAGCTCTGATCCTTTACAAAGCCAATGTTATGCTGTATCTCTCTTTATTAAGATGGCTGTTTTTAGTTAAAATATTATAACAACAATGCaaaaaaggttgaaaaaaaaTAGCAGATGAGATGCTTCAGTTGAGTTGTGATATCAGACCCAGGTCCACCCTCTGAAGAGGAGATGGCAGGCCCTTGCCCCGGCAGGCTGGCTGTGGAGAAGCTGAAGGAAACGGTGACTCGACTTCCTAAGAGAAGGCAGCATCTGCCTGGACATCCGGGGTGAGGTTTCTCCCAAGCACCACTTGAGACATCTAATAATTATTATCTTTCAATTTCCACTGACATAGCAAGTCAAGCCTTCTCCCCCCGTTACTGTGTTCTTCAGGTGGTATCGTAAGCTGTGTGAGAAGATGTCTGCGGAGGACAGCTGGTCACCTGGAGCCAACCTCATCAGTCTACAGATGAGAGTGACTCCTAAGCTGATGGGTCTGACGTGGGACGGTTTTCCCCTGCATTACACAGAGAAACATGGGTGGGGCTACCTGGTACCTGGACGAAGGGATAACCTGGAGTCTGAGGAGGAAAGTGCAGGGCCTGTTTGCCCACACAGGTACTTCATACACTGTGCTTGCATCATCAAAACATGAGCTATTCATTATTTACTTAGTTTCTTTAAGCATTGTTTTGTCCCACAGAGCTATTGAGAGTGTTTACAGAGAGCATTGTGAGCAGAACAGCAAAGTGCAACCTGAATATCTGGACAGCAACCCTTCAGATGACCTCATGTGGACAGACAGCGCAGTGTGGGCAAAGGTGCATATGCTCGTAATGTAATTTACCTCATTCTTGTAGAAGAAGCTGTCATAAATATCCATAAATCTGCTGTTCATATAACTAAGGCGGCCCCCTCTTTGTCGATTATTCGACTACTCGGTTGTTTTGATCTTTGttaactaagatttctttagtcgataaATTGTTTCTTAtcctttttttcatgctgaaggACTTGTTTCtaagaaacgtatgagcacatctctggtaaacaagaGATTTAAATTGGTgcttttgtggagaaactcagttttacagatatgtcgattaaatcaactactTGATTAGCCGTCAAAATCGTATTGATGTcagttgactaagaatttctttgttcgaggacagccctactaataagTTTAGATCATTCCTCATAATAATTGAACAGTAACATAATTAAGGAAATTGTCTGTACATACATTGTTATAGATTAGTGCAACAGCTAGTAGCTAAAGCAGCATGACTTTCCATGACGCACATTCACCTAAATGTAAGTTTATGGTAAGAAATAATGGGCTCAAGTGTTGAATCCTCTGAAATGTACATTGCGTGGACCTGGTGTTGATGTTTAATCAGTGCTACTTTGGATCTTTGATCAGACCCAGGTGCTCTGGagtgatatataatatacagtatatcataacATCGATGTGTTTCTTAACCTCACCTCAAGGTGGAGGAGTTTGGTTCCCTGGAGAGTCTGACGGAGGAAAATGGAGTCAGAATGATGAAAAAtggggagaggaagaaaaacaggGTGAGTAAAACGGTCGTTGTCATTTACAGGTGCTTTATGACTTTGTATCATGAACACTTTCAATGCTGTATTGCAccattttgtttctctctgctgAAATTGAACATGAGTTATTGTGATTTGTTGAAAGACATAGTTTGTATTCTGTATCAACAACAGTCTCAAGATCCACATCATGTCCCAGAGGAGAGTCGCTGCCATTATCACCATGGAAACGGCCCCTACGACGACGTAGATATCCCAGGGTGCTGGTTTTTCAAATTACCTCATAAGGTGAAGTTTCACTGTTTAACCTAGAGCATCACAGGCACATTTTCACTTCATTGAATTACTTTCATCATCtcactgaatgtgtgtgttttcaggatgGGAATCACAACAATGTTGGCAGTCCTTTTTCAAAAGACTTCCTGTCAAAGATGGAGGATGGTACTCTCAGGGCTGGACATGGTGGAACCAACGCCACACGAGCTCTGGAGATCAACAAAATGATGTCCTTCTGGAGGAACGCCCATAAACGTATAAGGTACCTGTCAGTTTCCACCATAAAGTAATTCGTCTTTTTCTCATAAAGATGGTGAATTACATGATTTCACTGTGTCTTTATAGCTCTCAGAAGGTGCTGTGGCTGCGAAAGGGAGAgcttcctcatactgtcagcagGTTTGTCTGGTATAACAGTAGCTATCCCGTATTTATTCATCAGCCATGTAGTGTTGGTAAAAGTCATTTCTGTTTTATGACAACCTTTCTGTCTCCCGAAGACACAAAGAGTTTGATGAAGAGGGCCAGTACGGTGCCATATTACCTCAGGTCGTCACCGCTGGAACGGTAACACGCAGGGCTGTGGAGCCAACGTGGCTGACTGCCAGTAATGCACGGGtaagaaacacagctgacaaaGAAAATACACATTGCAAAGTCTGAGAGTACTGGCTCAGATTatttcaagtcaattttatttatatagcgtcaaatcataacagaggttatctcaagacacttttcatatagagcaggtctagatcgtactctataatttacagAGACACAACATTCCCCCATGAGCAAGCGCTGGGGCGACAAGATAAACTCCCCAGTTTGAACTGAATTGCGGTTATCAGCCAGTAGAGAAATGTTATTTGTATCGACTGTTTTGTGTCCACAGAGGGATCGGGTAGGCAGTGAGCTGAAGGCCATGGTGCAGGTACCACCTGGATATCACCTGGTGGGAGCCGATGTAGACTCTCAAGAGTTGTGGATTGCCGCTGTGCTCGGAGAGGCTCAATTTGCTGGCATGCACGGTGAGATTTTTCCCCTTTGCAATCGTTGTCAAACACCATATAATTAAAGTTGTAGAAggcaatatgtttgtttttatctgtttatagTTTCAACAAACAGCATCTGATGTTAACTGTTCACCTTGTGTCTCCGCTGGGTACAGGTTGCACAGCGTTTGGCTGGATGACTCTTCAGGGAAAGAAGAGTCAGGGCACCGACCTGCACAGCCGCACCGCTGATACTGTGGGCATCAGCCGAGAGCACGCCAAGGTGTTCAACTACGGACGCATTTATGGTGCAGGACAGCCCTTCGCtgagaggctgctgctgcagttcaACCACCGCCTGGGTCAGGAGGAAGCTGCCAGTAAGGCCAGGCAGATGTACGCCTTGACAAAGGGCACACGCAGGTACGCCCAACAAGTTCAACAATATTGTGTTCAGATAAAAGATTTTATTTTCGGTTAGTTGGGTTTAGTTGTTTGTGCAAAGGTGATAAAGTTGAGTTGAGAACATAGTGCCTAACGTTTGTGTTTTGTCAGATACCAGTTGTCAGAGGAGGGTGAGTGGCTGGTCAACGAGCTGGATATAGAGGTGGAGAACGAAGAAGATGGAAGTGTCACCCTGCAGGAGTTGCGGAGGATCTCTCGCCTGGCCTCACAGTGGTGAGAAAACATCACACAACACATCCACAACCACTTGACAGGAGCCTTTTTCAGTGAAAAACATATTCTCCCACGTCCTCTCAGTTGCTCCGTCTTTCTCTGTGTTCCTTATACCCCGCAGCTATCGGCGGAGGAAGTGGGATATAGTTGGCAAACGTCTGTGGGCTGGAGGTACAGAGTCGGACATGTTCAACAAGCTGGAGAGTATTGCTCATTCTGCCGAGCCAGCCACTCCTGTTCTCGGCTGCAGGATTAGCAGAGCGCTGGAGCCCGCGGCAGTTAAGAATGAGGTGAGGCAGTGTGAACTCCTTCCTAACATAAATCTAATCAACATGGTGGTATTCAACTAGCAGGAGCAGCCGAAaacccttttttttcattagtATAATTTTGGAGATTCATTGTAAGAGAGGTTTATTGCCTTTTTATTATTCTACTGTCCATAGTGGCATTAATCCTAAAATCTAATGTAAACTGTTTTGAAGAAGAAATTATTATCATAGAAATggctgtttttttcctaaataatGAATTGTAAACAATACTGGTTCCTAACCTGGGGATCtcgacccccactaggggtcgccaaagcttcacaggggGTCGCTGGGCCTTGTTGAATTTAAGAGATGTAAGACAACTTTAAATACAGTtagcctatatctcagcatttcattcatttaacctaaactaaactgaatgaaattgttatttttaaagtttggattattatttcaaatataatcaggataagggcacggtgaagaTTTGAACAGCtgtattcacagagccttccctctctgctgaaCAGAGCTAATGGAACAATAGCCAAGTgccagggagaagaaaacacagaatttGTCAAAACAAAAGAAGCCCATTAAGTATGTATAATTgtcaaaaatgaaataaaaatacacaatacagagaattgtattgCTTCATTgtaagttcctaaaaataacagaaaaaaacgcATCTCTGTTGCAAAATTCACAGGAAATattctgctcaaaattcattcaaatcactcgttttacacaaacgtcctgcagttattgcgttcactatttttGTTAATTGTACAGtctatcagttgttctgtactgttattgttatgcattgaatatattatgaaatatccataaaatgtcacttagtcaggggtcatcaatttactcaatgatagaaaaggggtctgGTACTGGTTGAGGTCCATAGGTGATGCTAATGGAGGCTCTGAACCACAAAATAACCTCTTTGTCTTGAAAGTAAGCCATATTTgatatgtttttgtttgcaAGTTTATCACGAGCAGAGTGAACTGGGCGGTCCAGAGCTCTGCAGTGGACTATCTACATCTGATGCTGGTGGCCATGAAGTGGCTGTTTGAGGAGCACAACATCGATGGCCGTTTCTGCATCAGCATCCATGACGAGGTGCGGTACCTCGTCCGCAGCGAAGACCGTTACCAAGCAGCGCTGGCACTTCAGATCACAAACCTGCTCACGAGGTCTGCTCGCAGCTTagtatttattctttattctccTGTAAGAATATCCACTACGGAATAGACAATAAACAGCttttctgagtgtgtgtgcttgtgtctcCTGCAGGAGTGTGTTCGCCCACGCGTTAGGCATGCAGGACCTTCCTCAGTCAGTCGCTTTCTTCAGTGCAGTTGACATCGACCAGTGTCTGAGGAAGGAGGTCACCATGGATTGCGTAACCCCCTCCAACCCCACGGGTCTGGAAAGACGATACGGCCTTCCACCTGGTGAGTTCTGCACACCATCATTCATCACCCTTCATTTAAATTGTTTCCGTAGTAAAGGtatattgtatgtattgtaCAAATGCGTGAAAAAAGACAGAAGGATAAATTAAGGATCAAGTCCCTGCAGGTATCaaagaaataatttttttactacatttacaTGTACAATTTTTACTTTTAGGCTACTTCAAACATGAATTAATCCATAAAATCTTGCTAAAACCCCAAGTATATCCACGTGCCTTAGtccaaaatcaaaataaaaccatATCAAAGA
The nucleotide sequence above comes from Sebastes fasciatus isolate fSebFas1 chromosome 4, fSebFas1.pri, whole genome shotgun sequence. Encoded proteins:
- the polg gene encoding DNA polymerase subunit gamma-1: MLHVLRCPLQRTLISLQWRCLRSLYSTKPRSSQGEESTETRLNPLNIQMLSRNLHEQIFRGLEPDYKEEDVERSIRHLQKHQLWGKETSLMPEVEMKLPQMYGKNIDEHFRVLAQKQSMPYLEAASKLQLAELPPMPREWSWEVGWTRYGPNGESQKVDFPEESALVFDVEVCITEGQCPTLAAAVSPTNWYSWCSKRLIEERYSWSNQLTLADLIPLETPINSARPPGGQWKERLIVGHNVSFDRSFIKEQYLLKGSKVRFMDTMSLHMAISGLTGFQRTLWMANKLGKRRGLQEVKEHIKKAGQKREGPMIGSWDWVNISSINNLADVHALYVGGPPLKKEARETFVKGSMMDVRNNFQELMQYCAMDVEATHQVFTEQLPLFMERCPHPVTFAGMLEMGVSYLPVNHNWGRYLEDSQDTYEELQREMKKSLMALADDACQLLQDDRYKEDPWLWDLEWDVQEFKLLKVAASKKKKAAETKVATPLPDWEEDPGPPSEEEMAGPCPGRLAVEKLKETVTRLPKRRQHLPGHPGWYRKLCEKMSAEDSWSPGANLISLQMRVTPKLMGLTWDGFPLHYTEKHGWGYLVPGRRDNLESEEESAGPVCPHRAIESVYREHCEQNSKVQPEYLDSNPSDDLMWTDSAVWAKVEEFGSLESLTEENGVRMMKNGERKKNRSQDPHHVPEESRCHYHHGNGPYDDVDIPGCWFFKLPHKDGNHNNVGSPFSKDFLSKMEDGTLRAGHGGTNATRALEINKMMSFWRNAHKRISSQKVLWLRKGELPHTVSRHKEFDEEGQYGAILPQVVTAGTVTRRAVEPTWLTASNARRDRVGSELKAMVQVPPGYHLVGADVDSQELWIAAVLGEAQFAGMHGCTAFGWMTLQGKKSQGTDLHSRTADTVGISREHAKVFNYGRIYGAGQPFAERLLLQFNHRLGQEEAASKARQMYALTKGTRRYQLSEEGEWLVNELDIEVENEEDGSVTLQELRRISRLASQCYRRRKWDIVGKRLWAGGTESDMFNKLESIAHSAEPATPVLGCRISRALEPAAVKNEFITSRVNWAVQSSAVDYLHLMLVAMKWLFEEHNIDGRFCISIHDEVRYLVRSEDRYQAALALQITNLLTRSVFAHALGMQDLPQSVAFFSAVDIDQCLRKEVTMDCVTPSNPTGLERRYGLPPGEALDMYQIIDITKGSLNKGR